ACCTCCATCCCCTCCGGGATCAGATAGTCATAGGGCTTGTCGATGGCGTAGGGCGCGGCGGCAACCGCCAATTTTGCAATGTTTGCGGTCTCCATCTCAGCCCTCCGAACGAATCAGTCCTCGTTGATCTGCGTGTCGATCTTATTGGCGTCCATCTTGCCCTCGGCCACCTCGTGAAGCGCCATGGTCACAGGCTTTTCCTTCAGGTGCTCCCCGGTCTGCTCCGCGGCTGCCGCCAGCTGGCGGGCGCGGCGGGCCACCACGTTGACCAGCATGTACCGGTTGGGGATATAGGCGTTCAGCTTGTTCATTGCAGGATAAAGCATCATATCAATCATCTTCCATTCTGCCAGTTGCTGGCTGTTATTTTTCTGCTGTCAGTTTTCCCAAAAAAGAATCGTTTCAGCCGTTGATCATTTCCATCCGCTCTGTTGGACGGCAGTGTTCCGCGACCAAGATCGCCTCCAGCTCCCGGACCGCGCCGTCCACAGTATCATTGATGACAAAATAGTCATACGTATGCGCCATTTGGAATTCCACTTTTGCCCGGACCAGACGCTTCTGAATTTTCTCCGGGCTGTCGGTTCCCCGGCCAGACAGACGCCGCTCCAACTCGTCCCAGGAGGGCGGGGCGATAAAAATCCGCACAGTCTCCGGGCGGAGCGTGTGGACCTGGGTGGCGCCCTGCACCTCGATGTCAAGAATCACATCCCGGCCGCGGGCCATATTGTCGTCCACAAACTGCTTGGGGGTCCCATAGAAATTTCCCACGTACTCCGCATATTCCAGCAGCTCATGCCGGGCGATCATCTCGCGGAACTGGTCCACGCTGATGAAGTGATAGTGGACGCCGTTCTGCTCACCCGGACGCGGATTGCGTGTGGTGGCGGATACCGAAAAAGCCAGATCCGTGTGCTTTGCCAGCAGCGCGTTCAGCACCGTGCTCTTGCCCACCCCGGACGGACCGGAAATGATAAAGGTTCTTCCACTGCGCATTGAATCACCGTTCCTATTCCGCTGCCTTGCGCAGCTATGTCAAATCAATCCTCATCGTTGAGGATGTCCAGCCGCCCGGAAAGCTTCTCCGGCGCTATTGCGGAGAGGATCACGTGGTCGCTGTCCATAATAAAAATCGAGGCGGTTTTCCGCCCATAGGTGGCGTCGATCAGCATGCCCCGCTCCCGGGACTCCTGGATCATCCGCTTGATGGGAGCCGATTCCGGACCCACCACCGCCACCAGGCGCTCTGCGGAAATGAGATTGCCAAAGCCGATATTGATCAGTTTCATGACTTTGTCCCTATTCGATGTTCTGTACCTGTTCGCGGATCTTTTCCACTTCCGCTTTCAGGGAAACCACCACCTGTGCGATGGCGATGTCGTTGCACTTGGAGCCAACGGTGTTGGACTCCCGATTGACCTCCTGGATCAAAAAGTCCATTTTCCTGCCCATGGGCTCATCGGAAAGAAGCATATCCCGCAGCTGGGACACATGGCTGCGCAGCCGGACAGTCTCTTCATCCACCGCGATCTTGTCGGCGTAAATCGCCGCCTCAGTGAGAATGCGCTGTTCGTCGATGTTGGTGTTTTGAAGAACCTCCTGCATCCGGGCGGTCAGCTTCTGCCGGTACTCGGCCACTGTCTGGGGAGAACGCTCCTCCACCCGGGCCGTCAGCGCTTCGATGTTTCCAAGCCGCCCGCCGATATCCGCAGCAAGCTTTTCTCCCTCTGTTGCCCGCATGACGTTGTAGGACTCCAGCGCCTCGTTCAGCACGGCGCATATATCCTCCGTGACAGTCTCCATATCCTCGTCGGCCTTTGTGACGCTCAGCACATCCGGAAACTTTGCCAAAACCGCGCTTGAGAGCTCGCCCTCCAGGTGAAATGCGTCCTGAAGCTCTTTCAAGGCGCGGAAATACCCGGCGGCCAAATCCCGGTTCACGCTGACCACCGCCGTATCCGCGGCGGTCGCGTCCACGGAAATGTAAACGTCCACCTTACCGCGGGAGATGGCCTTTTGCACCCGGGACCGGATCGCATCCTCGGCGAATGTATAAATACGGGGCATTTTCACCGTGCAGTCCAGATATCTGTTGTTGACGGAACGCACTTCCACCGTGATATCCCGCTGATTTCTTGTCTGCCTGGCCCGTCCATAGCCAGTCATGCTTTTGATCAATCTCATTCCCTCCCTTTATATACAGCAGAACCGAATTCCGCCATAGCCGCAGCCATTGCAAAGTAGATACGCACAGCAGAGCCGGCTGCACAGATCGTTGCCCACGCAGCTCTCCGTGGAGAAAGAGCCTCCCTGATGATAAGCGGTCTGCCCTCCGTTTTCCATATAGTTCAGCGCGTTGCGGTACTCCTGATTGCCCGGATCCATCTGGCAGGCCGTCTGAAAATACCGCTTCGCCTCATCCAGCCAACCCCGGCGCAGGCAGATGGTGCCCTTGAGAAAATTCCACTCCCCGTTGTGGTCGTCGATGGCGCCAAGAAGTCCCTCCGCCCGGCTGAAATCGCCTTGGTTGATGGCGATGCGCACCTGTTGGAAAATAGAGGCGCCCTGATAGGCCTGCCCCGCGGTGGAGCCGCCGTAACCGCCATAGCCATATCCGCCGCCGTACCCATAGGAGGAAGAGCCGCCGCCCCGGCCGCTGCGCTCCTTGGTGATCTGCTCATAGGCGCCGTTGATTTCCTTCATCTTCTCCTGGGCCAGATCAGCCAGCGGACTTTCATGGTAGTTGTCCGGATGGTATTTGCGGGCAAGGGCCAGATATGCTTTTTTGATTTCCGCATCTGTGGCGTCACGGGAAACATTCAGTACTTTGTACGGGTCGT
This window of the Dysosmobacter acutus genome carries:
- the rpoZ gene encoding DNA-directed RNA polymerase subunit omega; this encodes MNKLNAYIPNRYMLVNVVARRARQLAAAAEQTGEHLKEKPVTMALHEVAEGKMDANKIDTQINED
- the gmk gene encoding guanylate kinase — its product is MRSGRTFIISGPSGVGKSTVLNALLAKHTDLAFSVSATTRNPRPGEQNGVHYHFISVDQFREMIARHELLEYAEYVGNFYGTPKQFVDDNMARGRDVILDIEVQGATQVHTLRPETVRIFIAPPSWDELERRLSGRGTDSPEKIQKRLVRAKVEFQMAHTYDYFVINDTVDGAVRELEAILVAEHCRPTERMEMING
- a CDS encoding DUF370 domain-containing protein; the protein is MKLINIGFGNLISAERLVAVVGPESAPIKRMIQESRERGMLIDATYGRKTASIFIMDSDHVILSAIAPEKLSGRLDILNDED
- a CDS encoding YicC/YloC family endoribonuclease gives rise to the protein MIKSMTGYGRARQTRNQRDITVEVRSVNNRYLDCTVKMPRIYTFAEDAIRSRVQKAISRGKVDVYISVDATAADTAVVSVNRDLAAGYFRALKELQDAFHLEGELSSAVLAKFPDVLSVTKADEDMETVTEDICAVLNEALESYNVMRATEGEKLAADIGGRLGNIEALTARVEERSPQTVAEYRQKLTARMQEVLQNTNIDEQRILTEAAIYADKIAVDEETVRLRSHVSQLRDMLLSDEPMGRKMDFLIQEVNRESNTVGSKCNDIAIAQVVVSLKAEVEKIREQVQNIE
- a CDS encoding J domain-containing protein, whose amino-acid sequence is MNDPYKVLNVSRDATDAEIKKAYLALARKYHPDNYHESPLADLAQEKMKEINGAYEQITKERSGRGGGSSSYGYGGGYGYGGYGGSTAGQAYQGASIFQQVRIAINQGDFSRAEGLLGAIDDHNGEWNFLKGTICLRRGWLDEAKRYFQTACQMDPGNQEYRNALNYMENGGQTAYHQGGSFSTESCVGNDLCSRLCCAYLLCNGCGYGGIRFCCI